Proteins from one Cicer arietinum cultivar CDC Frontier isolate Library 1 chromosome 3, Cicar.CDCFrontier_v2.0, whole genome shotgun sequence genomic window:
- the LOC101494562 gene encoding protein kinase PVPK-1-like translates to MESLVDDRVESLSEVKSSVSGINHNPPSTSQLPVRASRNQGPSSNHQNHGRLKDSYHEDDDVDYKGSTKMEKQYYNPNGKSDYVSQTETFESCLAKNISTIETKLCIYDSKNHNSSDILESDDSITKGVVDQTNTEITFCSSPQSSLYSTTVYSEAKESFTNTGINECVSVDKSVESGGEVTNSCEFNESRKTSICRGSTGSDVSDESSISNLSSSLYKPHKANDIRWESIQAIRVRDGGLEMKHFRLLKKLGCGDIGSVYLAELSSTKTCFAMKVMNKTELANRKKLPRAQTEREILQSLDHPFLPSLYTHFETESFSCLVMEFCPGGDLHALRQRQPGKYFSEHAARFYVAEVLLALEYLHMLGIIYRDLKPENVLVREDGHIMLSDFDLSLRCAVSPTLVKSSNSSLETKSSGYCIQPACIEPTCVIKPNCIQPSCFTPRFLSSKSKKKEKKSKPKNDVHNQVTPLPELIAEPSNARSMSFVGTHEYLAPEIIKGEGHGSAVDWWTFGIFLYELLFGRTPFKGSANRATLFNVVGQPLRFPESPSVSFAARDLIRGLLVKEPQNRLAYRRGATEIKQHPFFHNINWALIRCATPPEVPRQAMKALTTEKKVPGVKPSGNYLDIDFF, encoded by the exons ATGGAGTCACTTGTTGACGACAGAGTTGAGTCTTTATCAGAGGTTAAAAGTTCAGTTTCTGGCATAAATCACAATCCTCCTTCAACGTCTCAGCTACCTGTAAGAGCATCTAGAAATCAAGGGCCTTCTTCCAATCATCAAAATCATGGAAGGTTGAAGGATTCATATCACGAGGATGACGATGTGGACTACAAAGGATCGACTAAAATGGAGAAGCAATATTATAACCCTAATGGTAAATCTGACTATGTGAGCCAAACTGAAACATTTGAAAGTTGTTTGGCAAAGAATATTTCCACAATCGAAACAAAACTGTGCATCTATGATTCCAAGAATCACAATTCCAGTGATATATTAGAATCTGACGATTCCATAACAAAAGGAGTTGTTGATCAGACAAACACAGAGATTACATTTTGCTCAAGTCCTCAGAGCAGTTTATATTCTACCACCGTCTATTCAGAAGCCAAAGAAAGTTTCACCAACACTGGAATCAATGAATGTGTTAGTGTTGATAAGTCGGTCGAAAGCGGAGGAGAGGTTACTAATTCGTGTGAATTTAATGAGAGCAGGAAGACCAGCATCTGTAGAGGGAGTACCGGAAGTGATGTTAGTGATGAGAGCAGCATTAGTAATTTGAGCAGTTCTTTGTATAAACCTCACAAGGCAAACGATATAAGATGGGAATCGATTCAAGCGATCCGAGTTCGGGACGGGGGATTGGAAATGAAACATTTCAGGTTGTTGAAGAAATTGGGATGTGGAGATATAGGAAGTGTATATCTAGCAGAGTTAAGCAGCACAAAGACTTGTTTTGCAATGAAAGTAATGAACAAGACAGAACTGGCGAATCGAAAGAAGCTTCCGAGGGCTCAGACCGAGAGGGAGATATTGCAGTCATTAGATCATCCGTTTCTACCCTCGTTATATACACATTTTGAGACAGAGTCCTTCTCTTGCTTGGTTATGGAGTTTTGTCCCGGTGGCGATCTCCATGCGCTCCGACAAAGACAACCTGGGAAGTATTTTTCCGAACATGCTGCAAG GTTTTATGTGGCAGAAGTTCTCCTCGCTTTGGAATACTTGCACATGCTCGGAATCATCTACAGAGATCTCAAACCAGAGAACGTCTTAGTGAGAGAAGACGGTCACATAATGCTATCAGATTTTGATCTCTCTCTAAGATGTGCCGTTAGTCCAACTCTGGTAAAGTCGTCAAACTCTAGCTTGGAGACAAAAAGCTCAGGTTACTGCATTCAACCTGCTTGCATCGAACCAACGTGTGTAATCAAGCCAAACTGCATTCAACCTTCATGTTTCACGCCTCGTTTTCTATCAAGCAAATccaagaagaaagaaaagaagtcGAAACCTAAGAACGACGTGCACAATCAGGTGACGCCTCTCCCTGAGCTTATTGCCGAGCCCTCAAATGCTCGATCAATGTCCTTCGTGGGCACACACGAGTACTTGGCCCCCGAAATCATCAAAGGTGAAGGTCATGGAAGTGCTGTAGACTGGTGGACATTTGGGATATTCTTATACGAGCTTTTATTTGGTAGAACACCATTCAAAGGATCGGCAAATCGAGCAACTCTATTTAATGTAGTCGGGCAGCCCTTAAGGTTTCCAGAATCCCCTAGTGTCAGCTTTGCTGCACGGGACTTGATCAGAGGTTTACTTGTAAAAGAGCCTCAGAACCGTCTTGCCTATAGACGCGGAGCTACTGAGATAAAACAACATCCATTCTTTCATAATATTAACTGGGCTCTGATCCGTTGCGCAACTCCACCAGAAGTGCCGAGACAGGCCATGAAGGCACTCACAACTGAGAAGAAGGTGCCTGGAGTGAAGCCTTCCGGTAACTATTTAGATATTGATTTCTTttga